GGGCGCTTGATGGGACGATCCGTCGCCACCAGCTCCCGTACCATGGCGCCGAAGACCTTGGCGACCTCCCGCGTCTCGCCGACGAGCGATGAGGTCAGGACCAGTGGATGGTACCCAAGGCGTTTGACCTGCGCTGCAGCCGCGTTCAGCGCCACCCGCACGTCGCCGACCACGACGTTGTGGACTTTAGCGAACGCCGGATGATTGGGCTTCGGCGTATCACCCGCGCCGCTCCGGCTGCCCTGCACCAGGTGATCTTTCACCGCTTGGGGAATCTTGTCCCAGAGTTCGTAGTGATGGAGGATTGCGACCGCATCCTGGAAGGTCGTGGGGTCGGGCACCGTGGGACCGGACGCGATGCTTGCCAGATCGTTGCCGACCACGTCGGACAGGATCAGCGCCAGGACGGGCGCCGGGGCCGCGGCGGTCGCCAGGTTCCCACCCTTGAGCTGGGAAAGGTGCTTGCGCACCGCGTTGATCTCCTGGATGGTCCCCCCTGCGCGCAACAACAGTGCGGTGACCACTTGTTTGTCGGTCAGGCTGACCCCGTCGACCGGCACCGGAAGCAGCGCCGATCCGCCGCCGGAGATCAGGGCGATCACCAGGTCCCGTTCGCCCGCTTTGCGCAGCATGTCCAGCACGCGCTGACTGGCCGAGAGGCCGGCGCGATCCGGAATCGGGTGGCCGGCCTCAACCACCTCGACCTTCGCCAGCTTGCCTCCGTGACCATAGCGGGTCACGACGAGCCCGCCGTCGAGCCGGGTCTTGAGCACCTGCTCGATCGCGGCGGCCATCGGGAGCGCGGCCTTGCCGCCGCCCACCACGAGCACGCGCTCGTATTTGTCGAGGGGGTAGGACTGTTTCCCGACGATCAACCGACGGTTCTTGACCGAAAGGGATTTCTTGACGAGCGCAGCAGGATCAGCCG
The sequence above is a segment of the Nitrospirota bacterium genome. Coding sequences within it:
- a CDS encoding glycerate kinase gives rise to the protein MGAEHTKARQAITSIFAAAIRAADPAALVKKSLSVKNRRLIVGKQSYPLDKYERVLVVGGGKAALPMAAAIEQVLKTRLDGGLVVTRYGHGGKLAKVEVVEAGHPIPDRAGLSASQRVLDMLRKAGERDLVIALISGGGSALLPVPVDGVSLTDKQVVTALLLRAGGTIQEINAVRKHLSQLKGGNLATAAAPAPVLALILSDVVGNDLASIASGPTVPDPTTFQDAVAILHHYELWDKIPQAVKDHLVQGSRSGAGDTPKPNHPAFAKVHNVVVGDVRVALNAAAAQVKRLGYHPLVLTSSLVGETREVAKVFGAMVRELVATDRPIKRPAALIAGGETSVTVRGQGTGGRCQEFTLALAMEIAGLKKVTAFAFGTDGTDGSTEVAGAMADGATLEKARELGLQPQRFLDQNDSYTFFHTLAQTIQTGPTRTNVTDLYCALVGR